The Petrotoga miotherma DSM 10691 genome has a window encoding:
- a CDS encoding response regulator transcription factor — protein MAKRSIMIVEDDPAISEMLSLNLTKEGYEVITAVSADEALKKLEEKDTDFFIVDIMLPGSMDGFDLIRILKSSEDYRNTPVLILSAKDDAADKVAGLELGSDDYVTKPFNVRELIARIKSIFRRQAASAQMKEEGPKKITAKDLIIDTERLEVWVGGKPVSLTPLEFDLLVFLAKNEGKVFSRDVLLDKLWGYDYYGDTRTVDVHIRRLRTKIEEDPSNPKYIITVRGKGYKFRDPGKERNY, from the coding sequence GTGGCAAAAAGAAGTATTATGATAGTAGAAGACGATCCGGCGATCTCTGAAATGTTATCTTTGAACTTGACTAAAGAAGGTTACGAAGTAATAACGGCTGTGTCTGCTGATGAGGCCTTAAAGAAATTAGAGGAAAAAGATACCGACTTTTTCATTGTAGATATTATGTTACCAGGCTCAATGGATGGATTTGATTTAATCAGAATCTTGAAATCTAGTGAGGATTACCGAAATACGCCTGTGCTCATATTGAGTGCGAAAGATGATGCTGCGGATAAAGTTGCGGGGTTAGAACTCGGTAGTGATGATTATGTAACTAAACCTTTTAATGTAAGAGAACTAATTGCAAGAATTAAAAGCATATTTAGAAGACAAGCTGCATCCGCTCAAATGAAAGAAGAAGGGCCCAAAAAAATTACAGCCAAGGATTTAATTATCGACACTGAAAGATTAGAAGTTTGGGTAGGAGGCAAACCAGTTAGTCTTACCCCACTAGAGTTTGACTTACTAGTTTTTCTTGCTAAAAATGAAGGAAAGGTCTTTAGTAGAGATGTATTGTTGGATAAATTGTGGGGGTATGACTACTACGGAGATACAAGAACTGTAGATGTTCATATCAGAAGATTGAGAACAAAAATTGAAGAAGATCCTTCCAACCCAAAATACATAATTACAGTCAGAGGAAAAGGATACAAATTCAGAGATCCTGGAAAGGAAAGAAACTACTAA
- a CDS encoding thioesterase family protein, with product MNTFLEKIIPLKGREFNYSFKVKDESYLWSEDKEVISFHALSTSSLLEEIHKCSYNIIKDLLEKDQISVISHSCIDHLSSTPYSFKVFIKLKITDITYNKVHFQGEAFDEINKIATFELTRNIISKKILRKNLNHKMESINLSGQMPERYT from the coding sequence ATGAATACCTTTCTAGAGAAAATAATCCCATTGAAAGGAAGGGAATTTAATTATTCCTTTAAGGTTAAAGATGAAAGTTATTTATGGTCAGAAGATAAAGAAGTCATAAGTTTTCACGCTTTAAGCACCTCATCACTTTTAGAAGAAATACATAAATGCAGTTATAATATTATAAAAGATCTATTGGAAAAAGATCAAATTTCTGTAATTTCACATAGTTGTATAGATCATCTGTCCTCTACCCCTTATTCTTTTAAGGTATTTATTAAATTAAAAATAACTGATATAACATACAACAAAGTGCATTTTCAGGGAGAAGCTTTTGATGAAATCAACAAAATTGCAACTTTTGAACTAACCAGGAACATCATTTCAAAAAAGATCTTAAGAAAAAATTTAAATCACAAAATGGAGAGCATCAATTTATCGGGACAAATGCCCGAGCGTTACACATAA